One Deinococcus planocerae DNA segment encodes these proteins:
- a CDS encoding replication initiator protein A, with protein MLLSVGNSRVMLKERHDELNLARLNLVLAQNRTTLKGWRKELALDALGTMTVECTADLNDVVPHGIDNDVLLGLISAAVLQNTRPGGEIRISASELLKLSCLPDNARSYGEVQRALHRLKRSTFTITECWYDQGKRDWRTVDFNLVAKHWQADNTEKVEDIGRWQAKTLLVIRLDPELMQSIRSGYVRPLDSALLGRLKQPMSRSVYRALSMLRTNLAENGTPPREVKLPLLSWAEHLGLSHQMDGRNLPSLIERALIPAHEALMESGYLATVETEGRGRQKTFTYTFAEEEVRMADPEAAQLLSQYLSSKAALELAVQYSAAHVHQTLTRFEALMKTAYKGKVKNRQGLLVDMLRDPDKYPVQVAEKTSSAQRPAPPPLPTPDEEDLAPVERKPESALMALGQRFEETGALRPLRDRAVKLYLDGRVSTLDLLQLRSLERPQIEGQISGWEQPTP; from the coding sequence ATGTTGCTCTCGGTGGGGAACTCACGCGTGATGCTCAAGGAGAGGCACGACGAGCTGAACCTCGCCCGTCTCAACCTGGTCCTGGCGCAGAACCGCACCACGCTCAAGGGCTGGCGCAAGGAACTCGCGCTCGACGCGCTGGGCACGATGACCGTCGAGTGCACGGCCGACCTCAATGACGTGGTGCCGCACGGGATCGACAACGATGTGTTGCTGGGCCTGATCAGCGCCGCCGTGCTCCAGAACACGAGACCGGGCGGCGAGATCCGCATCAGCGCCAGCGAACTGCTGAAGCTGAGCTGTCTTCCCGACAACGCCAGGAGCTACGGCGAGGTGCAACGCGCCCTCCACCGGCTCAAGCGCAGCACCTTCACCATCACCGAGTGTTGGTACGACCAAGGCAAGCGCGACTGGCGGACAGTGGATTTCAACCTGGTCGCCAAGCACTGGCAGGCAGACAACACCGAAAAGGTCGAGGACATCGGCCGTTGGCAGGCGAAGACGCTGCTCGTCATTCGCCTCGACCCGGAGCTGATGCAGAGCATTCGCTCCGGGTACGTCCGACCCCTCGACAGCGCCCTGCTCGGTCGGCTCAAGCAGCCGATGAGTCGCAGTGTTTACCGGGCGCTCTCCATGCTCCGCACGAACCTTGCCGAGAACGGCACGCCACCCAGGGAAGTCAAACTTCCCCTCCTGAGTTGGGCTGAGCACCTGGGACTGTCGCACCAGATGGACGGTCGCAACCTGCCTTCCCTCATCGAGCGCGCCCTGATCCCCGCCCACGAGGCGTTGATGGAAAGCGGCTACCTCGCTACCGTCGAGACCGAGGGGCGGGGGCGGCAAAAAACCTTCACGTACACCTTCGCTGAGGAAGAGGTACGGATGGCCGATCCGGAGGCGGCCCAACTCCTGTCACAGTATCTCAGCAGCAAGGCTGCCCTGGAATTGGCTGTGCAGTACAGCGCAGCGCACGTGCATCAAACTCTGACGCGTTTCGAGGCCTTGATGAAGACCGCCTACAAGGGCAAGGTCAAGAACCGTCAGGGCCTCCTGGTGGATATGCTCCGCGACCCGGACAAGTACCCGGTGCAAGTCGCGGAGAAAACGTCCAGTGCGCAGCGACCTGCTCCTCCACCCCTGCCCACACCCGATGAGGAAGACCTGGCTCCGGTGGAGAGGAAACCAGAGTCTGCGCTCATGGCCCTTGGGCAGAGATTCGAGGAGACAGGAGCCCTGCGGCCCCTGCGTGACCGGGCGGTGAAGCTGTACCTGGATGGGCGCGTCAGCACCTTGGACCTTCTCCAACTGCGTTCGCTCGAACGGCCCCAGATCGAAGGCCAGATCTCAGGTTGGGAGCAACCCACCCCCTGA
- a CDS encoding bifunctional DNA primase/polymerase has product MNLLESARRALDLGWNVIPVHRFKGPHAVMVETGHYTINDEGKRVPAWRGFQQERVSPDLLREWFHPRRRVPGMAGVTGTISRRVVIDLDGAAGWALLKEWGLTPSALSGGGSPHLYFPHPGWRVRTLASGSFKNPPFPGLDVRGDGGMIVLPPSVLANGRYQLLSEELPDPACLPEAVALWTGLTCPPPPELPELDPSRLGAGEDAPALLREALGRASGARNNAGYWLARELKKAGHALEDARPVMLDYADGVGQQGARGRHDPYTRRHALASLESAYRAPARPKPARRSGTVTDPLAEARRVLPQLTLEERVQLARLIAATYARESEERAAGALRSLGLNPAPAREAAVQLQQGVSLPGRRRLILFLRRRR; this is encoded by the coding sequence ATGAACCTGCTTGAATCGGCGCGGCGCGCCCTGGACCTGGGGTGGAACGTGATCCCGGTCCACCGCTTCAAGGGGCCGCACGCCGTCATGGTCGAGACGGGGCACTACACCATCAACGACGAGGGAAAGCGGGTGCCTGCCTGGCGGGGGTTCCAGCAGGAGCGGGTGAGCCCGGACCTGCTGCGCGAGTGGTTCCACCCCCGGCGCCGCGTCCCGGGCATGGCGGGCGTCACCGGAACGATCAGCAGGCGGGTGGTGATCGACCTGGACGGAGCAGCGGGCTGGGCGCTCCTGAAGGAGTGGGGCCTGACCCCCAGCGCCCTCTCGGGGGGCGGGTCCCCACACCTGTACTTCCCGCATCCTGGCTGGAGGGTCCGGACGCTCGCCAGTGGCAGCTTCAAGAACCCGCCGTTCCCCGGCCTGGATGTCCGGGGGGACGGCGGGATGATCGTCCTCCCACCGAGCGTTCTGGCCAACGGGAGGTATCAGCTCCTCAGCGAGGAGTTGCCCGACCCCGCGTGTCTGCCCGAGGCGGTGGCCCTGTGGACGGGCCTCACCTGCCCGCCCCCGCCGGAATTGCCGGAACTCGACCCGAGCAGGCTGGGGGCCGGGGAGGACGCGCCGGCACTGTTGCGGGAGGCGCTGGGCCGGGCCTCCGGCGCACGGAACAACGCCGGGTACTGGCTCGCCCGTGAATTGAAAAAGGCGGGACACGCCCTGGAGGACGCCCGGCCCGTGATGCTGGACTACGCCGACGGGGTCGGGCAGCAGGGCGCACGCGGTCGACACGACCCCTACACCCGCCGTCACGCGCTCGCCAGCCTGGAGAGCGCCTACCGCGCGCCTGCGCGCCCGAAGCCGGCGCGCAGAAGCGGGACGGTCACGGACCCACTCGCTGAGGCCCGGCGCGTGCTGCCGCAGCTCACCCTGGAAGAGCGCGTCCAGCTCGCCCGGCTCATCGCGGCCACCTATGCCCGCGAAAGTGAGGAGCGCGCCGCAGGCGCCCTGCGAAGTCTGGGGTTGAACCCCGCTCCGGCCCGGGAGGCCGCCGTGCAACTCCAGCAGGGCGTGAGTCTTCCGGGGAGGCGACGCCTCATCCTGTTCTTGAGGAGAAGGAGATGA